The proteins below come from a single Roseiflexus sp. RS-1 genomic window:
- a CDS encoding ABC transporter permease, whose amino-acid sequence MLKRFWPWFWFLVGAAYFLVPLYATFDFSLRARRGELSFAAYTSVLNDVRFVESFMFSLQTALATIVISALVIVPTAYWVQLRLPRLRPVIEFFTLLPFVVPAVVLVFSLARTYSRTPLTDSREGLWVLLVGSYVILSFPYMYRAVDTGLRSINIHDLTEAAQSLGAGWFTILTRVIFPNVYVALLSGAFITFAIVMGEFTIAALLAQPAFGPYMNRLASSKVYEPSALAIISFALTWAAIAAIQWFGQGTQARVAGPR is encoded by the coding sequence ATGCTGAAACGTTTCTGGCCCTGGTTCTGGTTTCTGGTTGGCGCAGCCTACTTTCTTGTGCCGCTGTACGCCACTTTCGACTTCTCACTGCGCGCCCGCCGCGGCGAGTTGAGTTTCGCCGCGTATACCAGCGTGTTGAACGATGTCAGGTTTGTCGAAAGTTTTATGTTCTCGCTCCAGACGGCGTTGGCGACGATTGTGATCAGCGCACTTGTGATTGTGCCGACGGCGTACTGGGTGCAACTGCGTCTGCCGCGCCTGCGCCCGGTGATCGAGTTCTTTACGCTGCTGCCGTTCGTTGTACCGGCAGTCGTGCTGGTCTTCAGCCTGGCGCGCACCTACAGCCGCACCCCGCTCACCGACAGCCGCGAAGGGTTGTGGGTGCTCCTCGTCGGCTCGTATGTCATTCTGTCGTTCCCGTATATGTATCGGGCAGTCGATACCGGATTGCGTTCGATCAACATCCACGATCTCACCGAAGCGGCGCAGAGCCTGGGCGCCGGATGGTTCACCATTCTGACGCGCGTGATCTTTCCCAATGTCTACGTTGCATTGCTCAGCGGCGCGTTCATTACTTTTGCGATTGTCATGGGCGAGTTCACCATCGCTGCGCTGCTCGCGCAACCGGCGTTTGGTCCGTATATGAACCGTCTCGCCAGCAGTAAGGTGTACGAACCGTCGGCGCTGGCGATCATCAGTTTTGCGCTGACGTGGGCGGCAATCGCTGCAATCCAGTGGTTTGGTCAGGGTACGCAGGCGCGGGTGGCCGGACCGCGCTAG
- a CDS encoding ABC transporter permease has protein sequence MAPLTQTKTNQPTVTRRSLSWTWVGVAPFFLFVAAFLIWPTLSIIGQSFLDQERRLTLQNILELGRPFIVSSYVYSVQLSAVTAIGGGLLGGLLAYAITIGGLPRPLRDAVLSFSGVASNFAGVPLAFAFIATLGQLGVVTQWLRSIGISLYPAFSLYSFWGLCIVYIYFQIPLMVLIMAPAFEGMRREWREAAESLGANGWQYWRYVGLPILLPSILGTTVLLFGNAFGAHATAFQLTGGGSQGNVVTILIGAQISSDALANPGLGNALALGMIVIMGVSIGLYTWLQRLSARWLQS, from the coding sequence ATGGCGCCCCTGACACAGACAAAAACGAACCAGCCGACCGTAACACGCCGGTCTCTTTCGTGGACATGGGTGGGGGTGGCGCCATTCTTTCTGTTTGTCGCCGCTTTTCTCATCTGGCCCACCCTGTCGATCATCGGGCAGAGTTTTCTCGACCAGGAACGCCGTCTGACGCTGCAAAACATTCTTGAATTGGGACGCCCGTTCATTGTTTCTTCGTATGTGTACAGTGTGCAACTCAGCGCGGTAACTGCTATCGGCGGCGGGTTGCTCGGCGGGTTGCTGGCGTATGCGATCACAATCGGCGGGTTGCCACGCCCGCTGCGCGATGCAGTGCTCAGTTTCTCCGGCGTCGCGTCGAACTTCGCCGGTGTGCCGCTGGCGTTTGCGTTCATCGCCACACTTGGACAGTTGGGCGTCGTGACCCAGTGGCTGCGTTCGATAGGGATCAGTCTGTACCCCGCATTCAGTCTCTACAGTTTTTGGGGGTTGTGCATCGTCTATATCTATTTTCAAATCCCGCTGATGGTCTTGATCATGGCGCCGGCATTCGAGGGGATGCGGCGCGAATGGCGGGAAGCTGCCGAAAGTCTGGGGGCGAACGGATGGCAGTACTGGCGCTATGTCGGGCTGCCGATCCTGCTTCCCTCGATCCTCGGAACGACGGTGCTGCTGTTCGGCAATGCATTTGGCGCGCATGCCACCGCCTTTCAGTTGACCGGCGGCGGTAGTCAGGGGAACGTTGTCACCATTCTGATTGGCGCGCAGATCAGCAGCGATGCGCTCGCCAACCCTGGTCTCGGCAATGCGCTCGCACTCGGCATGATCGTCATCATGGGCGTCAGTATTGGACTCTATACCTGGCTTCAGCGCCTCTCTGCGCGCTGGTTGCAGTCGTAA
- a CDS encoding ABC transporter substrate-binding protein, with protein MSVQRNNRRWSRRAFLRVAVGAGAGAILAACGQATTTAPTAPAATTAPAEATAPAQLPPPPAPGPLTAADAGGMEKLVELARAEGNLSTIALPDDWANYGEMKKKFLEKYPFIKHEDLNPDASSAQEIEAIKANAGSKGPQAPDVIDVGFTWGNTAKKEGLLQPYKVEKWNEIPDTLKDPEGFWYADYYGVMAFEVNTQVVKNIPQDWSDLLKPEYKGQIALAGDPTGSGQAINAVWAAALGNGGSLDDPMPGLEFFKQLNEMGNLLPVVAKPATIAKGETPIALRWDYNALANRDQNAGNIDIAVVVPKSGSLAGVYVQAISAYAPRPHAARLWMEFLYSDEGQLIWLKGYATPARFEAMRKAGLIPQDLLDKLPKTDAPVAFPTGDQINAAFDKIKSGWPTIVGATVQ; from the coding sequence ATGAGCGTTCAACGCAACAACCGGCGCTGGTCGCGCCGGGCATTCCTGCGTGTTGCTGTCGGCGCCGGTGCAGGCGCCATCCTGGCTGCGTGCGGTCAGGCAACAACCACCGCGCCAACCGCTCCAGCAGCAACCACAGCTCCAGCTGAAGCGACGGCGCCAGCGCAACTCCCGCCACCACCGGCGCCCGGTCCGCTGACGGCTGCCGATGCTGGCGGGATGGAAAAATTGGTCGAACTGGCGCGCGCCGAAGGCAACCTCTCCACCATCGCTCTGCCGGACGATTGGGCGAACTATGGAGAGATGAAGAAGAAATTCCTCGAAAAGTACCCGTTCATCAAACACGAAGACCTCAACCCCGACGCGAGTTCGGCGCAGGAGATCGAAGCGATCAAAGCCAATGCTGGCAGCAAGGGACCGCAGGCGCCCGATGTGATCGACGTTGGCTTCACCTGGGGCAATACCGCCAAAAAAGAGGGTCTCCTCCAACCGTACAAGGTTGAGAAGTGGAACGAGATCCCGGATACGCTGAAAGATCCAGAAGGGTTCTGGTACGCCGACTATTACGGCGTGATGGCGTTCGAGGTGAATACGCAGGTGGTCAAGAATATCCCGCAGGACTGGTCGGACCTGTTGAAGCCGGAGTACAAGGGACAGATTGCGCTTGCAGGCGACCCCACCGGTTCGGGACAGGCGATCAATGCAGTCTGGGCTGCTGCGCTCGGCAATGGCGGCTCGCTCGATGATCCAATGCCTGGTCTGGAGTTCTTCAAGCAACTGAACGAAATGGGCAACCTGCTGCCGGTGGTCGCCAAGCCAGCAACCATTGCCAAAGGTGAAACGCCGATCGCGCTGCGCTGGGACTACAATGCGCTGGCGAACCGCGACCAGAATGCTGGCAATATCGACATCGCCGTGGTGGTGCCGAAGAGTGGTTCGCTGGCAGGCGTGTATGTGCAGGCGATCAGCGCCTATGCGCCGCGCCCGCATGCCGCGCGCCTGTGGATGGAATTCCTCTACTCCGACGAAGGGCAGTTGATCTGGCTCAAGGGGTATGCGACACCGGCACGGTTCGAGGCGATGCGCAAGGCGGGTCTCATCCCACAGGATCTGCTCGACAAACTGCCGAAAACCGACGCGCCGGTCGCCTTCCCGACCGGTGATCAGATCAATGCCGCGTTCGACAAGATCAAGAGTGGCTGGCCCACCATTGTCGGTGCGACGGTGCAGTAA
- a CDS encoding UDP-N-acetylmuramoyl-L-alanyl-D-glutamate--2,6-diaminopimelate ligase translates to MRLHEILKHLCEPAHMPPVNPEIAGVVYDSRAVTPGALFVAYRGFHTDGHAYIPQALERGAAAVVYEDPAWDGRVPVPALRVPNARVALAPLAAAFYGHPGRRMRIVGVTGTDGKTTTTFLTSVALEAGGAITGLMGTVDFKIGERMWTNDSRQSTPEAPEVQALLRDMAEAGCSYAVIEATSHALSARWNRLAGSAFDIAVFTNVTQEHLDFHGTVEQYRRDKARLFEMLAEFNDAAAPFKQRKIAVVNADDPHHRMFLDAAPVSAERLTYAVHAHADVRAEDVRSTRDGLRFRVTTPWGAADARLRLTGDFNVWNALAALTVACAEGVPLERCLAALERVPGVRGRMERIEAGQPFTVLVDYAHTPGAFEKLFRIVRPLTEGQVIAVFGSAGERDRAKRPLQGEIAGRFCDLVIVTDEDPRLEDRAAIIAEIAAGAEAVGKRIGETCLCIPDRALAIRTAFAYARPGDIVLLLGKGHEGSIIYGTTPVPWDEAAEARRALAELGYGG, encoded by the coding sequence ATGCGTCTCCACGAGATACTGAAGCATCTGTGCGAACCTGCGCATATGCCACCTGTCAACCCGGAGATCGCCGGCGTTGTGTACGACTCGCGCGCCGTGACTCCAGGGGCGTTGTTTGTGGCGTATCGCGGCTTTCATACCGATGGGCATGCCTACATTCCGCAGGCGCTCGAACGTGGCGCGGCGGCTGTGGTGTACGAAGACCCTGCGTGGGACGGTCGCGTGCCGGTTCCGGCGTTGCGCGTACCGAATGCGCGCGTCGCGCTGGCGCCGCTTGCAGCAGCCTTCTACGGGCATCCCGGTCGGCGCATGCGGATCGTTGGCGTGACCGGCACCGACGGGAAGACCACCACGACATTCCTGACCAGCGTGGCGCTCGAAGCCGGGGGCGCCATCACCGGTTTGATGGGCACGGTCGATTTCAAGATCGGTGAGCGCATGTGGACCAACGACTCACGCCAGAGCACGCCGGAAGCGCCGGAGGTTCAGGCGCTGCTGCGGGATATGGCAGAAGCGGGTTGCAGCTATGCGGTCATCGAGGCGACGTCGCACGCGCTCTCGGCGCGCTGGAATCGACTCGCCGGAAGTGCATTCGATATTGCTGTATTCACGAATGTGACGCAGGAGCACCTCGATTTTCACGGCACGGTCGAGCAGTATCGCCGCGACAAAGCGCGCCTGTTCGAGATGCTGGCGGAGTTCAACGATGCTGCCGCGCCGTTCAAGCAGCGCAAGATCGCGGTTGTGAACGCCGATGATCCGCATCATCGCATGTTCCTCGACGCGGCGCCGGTATCTGCGGAACGTCTGACCTATGCGGTTCACGCGCATGCCGACGTGCGCGCAGAAGATGTCCGTTCGACCCGCGACGGGCTGCGCTTTCGGGTGACGACGCCATGGGGCGCTGCGGATGCACGATTGCGCCTCACCGGCGACTTCAATGTCTGGAATGCACTGGCAGCATTGACTGTCGCCTGCGCCGAGGGTGTGCCGCTTGAGCGCTGCCTTGCGGCGCTGGAGCGCGTGCCCGGCGTGCGGGGACGTATGGAACGGATCGAGGCAGGACAGCCGTTCACCGTGCTGGTTGATTATGCGCACACCCCCGGCGCATTCGAGAAACTGTTCCGCATTGTGCGTCCACTCACCGAAGGACAGGTGATTGCGGTCTTTGGCAGCGCCGGAGAACGCGACCGCGCCAAACGCCCGTTGCAGGGGGAGATTGCAGGACGCTTTTGCGACCTGGTCATTGTGACCGACGAAGATCCTCGCCTGGAGGATCGTGCCGCGATCATCGCCGAAATCGCCGCTGGCGCCGAAGCTGTCGGTAAACGGATCGGCGAAACCTGTCTGTGTATTCCGGATCGCGCCCTGGCAATTCGTACTGCATTTGCGTATGCACGCCCTGGCGATATTGTGCTGCTCCTCGGCAAGGGTCACGAGGGAAGCATCATCTACGGGACAACGCCGGTTCCCTGGGATGAAGCGGCGGAGGCGCGACGCGCGCTGGCGGAATTGGGATATGGCGGATAA
- a CDS encoding ABC transporter ATP-binding protein, protein MSIHEDAIELRAVSKWFNRETPAVQQVSLRAPRGTLLALLGPSGCGKTTTLRLIAGLEAPDTGEIYLDGRRVAGGGDWAPPERRRVGMVFQDYALFPHLSVRENIAFGLNGRPPRERAMRVAELLALAGLEDLADRYPHQLSGGQQQRVALARALAPAPQVILLDEPFSNLDAVLRKATREEVRRILRQSGATAVFVTHDQEEAFSIADMVAVMRQGRIEQIGVPHDIYLRPATRAVAMFVGEANFVPARASGRCAECVLGRVPLAAPRDGPVEVMVRPEALDLHPDATGCGLIEEIVFFGHDQLIGIRMCDGSLIQARTGPRTDIAPGVRVVVRVQGEAVAFPCERGATAT, encoded by the coding sequence ATGAGTATCCATGAAGACGCCATCGAGTTACGCGCAGTCAGCAAGTGGTTCAACCGCGAGACACCGGCGGTTCAGCAGGTATCGCTGCGGGCGCCGCGCGGCACGCTGCTGGCATTGCTTGGACCGAGCGGGTGCGGCAAGACAACCACGCTCCGCCTGATCGCCGGTCTCGAAGCGCCAGACACCGGCGAGATCTACCTGGACGGCAGGCGTGTCGCCGGGGGTGGGGATTGGGCGCCGCCGGAGCGGCGGCGGGTCGGCATGGTCTTTCAGGATTATGCGCTCTTTCCGCATCTCTCAGTGCGTGAGAATATCGCGTTTGGTTTGAACGGACGTCCGCCGCGTGAGCGCGCAATGCGGGTCGCCGAACTGCTAGCGCTGGCAGGTCTTGAAGATCTCGCCGATCGTTATCCGCATCAGTTATCAGGGGGACAGCAGCAGCGCGTCGCGCTGGCGCGCGCCCTGGCGCCCGCACCGCAGGTGATTCTGCTCGATGAGCCATTTTCCAATCTCGACGCCGTGCTGCGCAAAGCGACGCGCGAGGAGGTACGCCGCATTCTGCGGCAGTCGGGGGCGACTGCCGTGTTCGTCACCCACGATCAGGAAGAGGCGTTCAGTATCGCCGATATGGTTGCCGTGATGCGGCAGGGCAGGATTGAGCAGATCGGCGTGCCGCATGACATTTACCTGCGTCCGGCGACGCGCGCCGTGGCGATGTTCGTTGGTGAGGCGAATTTTGTTCCGGCGCGCGCTTCTGGTCGGTGTGCCGAATGTGTGCTCGGCAGAGTCCCGCTTGCCGCTCCGCGTGATGGACCGGTGGAAGTCATGGTGCGCCCTGAAGCGCTCGATCTGCATCCCGATGCGACCGGCTGCGGACTCATCGAAGAGATCGTTTTCTTCGGGCACGATCAACTCATCGGCATTCGCATGTGCGATGGTTCGCTCATCCAGGCGCGCACCGGTCCGCGGACCGACATTGCTCCCGGCGTGCGGGTTGTCGTCAGGGTGCAGGGCGAAGCGGTCGCGTTTCCGTGTGAGCGTGGCGCAACAGCGACCTGA
- a CDS encoding acetylxylan esterase has translation MAFFDLSFDELQRYLPPREEPPDFDAFWQATLEEARMYPLDVRFEPYDAGLTTVETFDVTFRGYGGQPIKGWLLLPRHASHPLPAVVEYIGYGGGRGFPTDWLLWSAAGYAHLVMDTRGQGSAWLKGDTPDPEPEGSNPHHPGFMTRGITSPYTYYYRRVFTDAVRAIEAARAHPAIDAGRIAVTGGSQGGGIALAVAGLVHDIRATMPDVPFLCHYRRATEITDANPYYEIARYCKVHRDRVEAVFQTLSYFDGVNFAARAQAPALFSVGLMDDVCPPSTVYAAYNHYDGPKQIRVYRYNQHEGGGTFQNQEKIRFLRTVLGG, from the coding sequence ATGGCGTTCTTCGATCTCTCGTTCGATGAGTTACAACGGTACCTTCCCCCGCGCGAGGAACCGCCCGATTTCGATGCATTCTGGCAGGCGACGCTCGAAGAAGCGCGCATGTATCCGCTCGATGTGCGTTTTGAGCCATACGATGCGGGGCTTACGACGGTTGAGACGTTCGATGTGACCTTTCGCGGCTACGGCGGACAGCCGATCAAGGGATGGCTGTTGCTGCCGCGCCACGCCTCTCATCCGCTTCCTGCCGTCGTCGAGTACATCGGGTACGGCGGCGGACGCGGCTTCCCGACCGACTGGTTGCTCTGGAGCGCGGCAGGATATGCGCACCTGGTGATGGACACCCGCGGTCAGGGAAGCGCCTGGCTCAAAGGCGATACGCCCGACCCGGAACCGGAAGGATCAAATCCCCATCACCCCGGCTTCATGACGCGCGGTATCACCAGCCCATACACCTACTACTACCGCCGGGTCTTCACCGACGCAGTGCGTGCCATCGAGGCAGCCCGCGCCCATCCTGCAATCGACGCCGGGCGCATTGCTGTGACCGGCGGCAGCCAGGGGGGTGGAATCGCGCTGGCGGTCGCCGGACTGGTGCACGACATCAGGGCGACGATGCCCGACGTACCATTCCTGTGTCACTACCGTCGCGCTACCGAGATCACCGATGCCAATCCGTACTACGAAATTGCGCGCTACTGTAAGGTGCACCGTGATCGGGTCGAGGCGGTGTTCCAGACGTTGAGTTACTTCGACGGGGTCAACTTCGCCGCACGCGCCCAGGCGCCGGCGCTCTTCTCGGTGGGGTTGATGGACGATGTGTGCCCGCCATCGACGGTCTATGCCGCATACAACCACTACGATGGACCGAAGCAGATTCGCGTCTACCGGTACAACCAGCACGAAGGGGGCGGCACGTTCCAGAACCAGGAGAAGATCAGGTTTCTGCGCACAGTGCTGGGAGGGTGA